Proteins encoded within one genomic window of Hevea brasiliensis isolate MT/VB/25A 57/8 chromosome 8, ASM3005281v1, whole genome shotgun sequence:
- the LOC131168920 gene encoding uncharacterized protein LOC131168920, whose protein sequence is MTQLEGESLNSFKSKSHRVAGVKVASFGYLKSAIYDREERKQQYQAHIGGLNAYDRHKKFLNDYVSFYGKEKSSNVKLPVKTDRDILREGYRFIRTEEDDMDTSWEQRLVKRYYDKLFKGILS, encoded by the exons ATGACTCA ACTTGAGGGAGAAAGCCTCAATTCCTTCAAGTCCAAAAGCCACAGAGTAGCTGGGGTTAAAGTGGCTTCTTTTGGGTATCTGAAATCGGCAATCTACGACAGAGAAGAGAGAAAACA GCAATACCAAGCTCACATTGGAGGCCTCAATGCCTACGATCGGCACAAGAAATTCTTGAACGATTATG TTAGCTTCTATGGGAAAGAAAAGTCTTCAAATGTGAAATTGCCAGTTAAAACGGATCGGGACATCCTAAGAGAAGGATATAG GTTCATACGTACTGAGGAAGATGATATGGATACATCTTGGGAGCAAAGGCTGGTGAAGCGCTACTATGATAAGCTTTTTAAAGGTATCCTTAGTTAG
- the LOC131182500 gene encoding NAC transcription factor 32-like, whose protein sequence is MEVTQPQSNASVTATRQPRTDPINDNNRKNFIDIDYFNSFPPGYRFRPLDGELVVHYLKNKIANQPLPPNKIMEVKLYEYNPEMLAEEYWQCGEKEWYFFTPRDKKYPNGSRPKRDAGGGYWKATGADKAVKYKGAVVGYRKALVFYMGKPPNGTKTNWIMHEYRVSDAPPRIKTSADDMRLDNWVLCRIYKRDAKDNLSSRLSNEEQSAQLDDQTADVVRDVNKNGDPPAYTNALNDNKQIVSIPIQENPSAFYENPPYVPINNYDHHQAMLEAANYQRAMFAAANYGSYCTYATGMTPPIPEPVQIYPPEDIQIHPTEDIQIQPTEDIVSKYLNENSCEFELSPDDWDIISNCLL, encoded by the exons ATGGAGGTGACACAGCCGCAGTCCAATGCTTCTGTTACCGCTACTCGTCAACCTCGAACAGACCCCATCAATGACAACAACAGAAAGAACTTcattgatattgattattttaattCTTTTCCACCCGGGTATAGGTTTCGCCCTTTGGACGGAGAGCTTGTCGTTCATTACTTGAAAAACAAGATAGCCAATCAACCCTTGCCTCCAAACAAGATCATGGAGGTTAAACTTTATGAGTACAATCCCGAGATGCTTGCAG AGGAGTATTGGCAATGTGGGGAGAAAGAATGGTACTTTTTTACACCAAGGGACAAGAAATATCCAAATGGAAGTAGACCAAAACGAGATGCCGGTGGTGGATACTGGAAGGCAACAGGAGCGGATAAAGCTGTTAAATATAAGGGTGCTGTGGTTGGATATAGGAAGGCACTTGTTTTCTACATGGGAAAGCCTCCAAATGGTACAAAGACTAACTGGATTATGCATGAATATAGGGTCAGTGATGCCCCTCCAAGAATCAAAACAAGTGCCGATGATATGAgg TTGGATAATTGGGTTTTATGCAGGATATATAAGAGGGATGCGAAAGACAATTTGAGTAGTCGACTTTCAAATGAGGAACAATCTGCACAGTTAGATGATCAAACTGCTGATGTTGTTAGGGATGTTAACAAAAATGGCGATCCTCCAGCCTACACAAACGCCCTTAATGACAATAAGCAAATTGTTTCAATCCCAATCCAAGAGAATCCAAGTGCATTTTATGAAAATCCTCCTTATGTTCCAATCAACAATTATGATCATCACCAAGCAATGTTAGAAGCTGCCAATTATCAACGAGCAATGTTTGCAGCTGCCAACTATGGATCTTATTGCACTTATGCTACTGGTATGACACCACCAATACCTGAACCTGTTCAGATATATCCCCCAGAGGACATCCAGATACATCCCACAGAGGACATCCAGATACAACCCACAGAGGACATCGTATCTAAATATCTGAATGAGAATTCTTGTGAGTTCGAGCTATCACCGGATGATTGGGATATTATTTCCAATTGTCTACTGTAG